A portion of the Podospora pseudoanserina strain CBS 124.78 chromosome 2, whole genome shotgun sequence genome contains these proteins:
- a CDS encoding hypothetical protein (antiSMASH:Cluster_3; EggNog:ENOG503P6ZH; COG:S) has product MVVLKLAKMFLLPKGTGLIRYIPYLFIIPVLVFHALALTGCVSTSPGIPNIYVVSLRSAELANTNNTDLDVQVRIGYFGMCGISEEHGTLCGTVSGRSVEDLSSTLFPAATASNNTLLKNEITDLITTAQDLQTEIFISILAGAAVLFIVGLVALFFFKQDRKKNATEWYEQGKWSKIVKRGTYGALFLSAAMTFASALATSQSAGALQITSAVMENASVLIKTGTTIQVFQWIAFGFGFSFAAVVPFLAKPREESGSGEYVDKEGNVV; this is encoded by the exons ATGGTCGTCTTGAAGCTCGCAAAGATGTTCCTCCTGC CCAAGGGCACCGGACTCATCCGTTACATCCCCtacctcttcatcatccccgtcctcgtcttccacGCCCTCGCCTTGACCGGCTGCGTGAGCACCTCCCCGGGGATTCCCAATATCTATGTTGTCTCCCTCCGCTCCGCCGAGCTCgcaaacacaaacaacaCCGACCTCGACGTCCAAGTCCGGATCGGCTACTTTGGCATGTGCGGCATCAGCGAAGAGCACGGCACCCTCTGCGGCACCGTCTCGGGCCGCTCCGTCGAGGACCTCTCCTCGACTCTGTTCCCCGCCGCGACCGCATCAAataacaccctcctcaagaacGAAATCACcgatctcatcaccaccgctcaGGACCTCCAGACTGAGatcttcatctccatcctcgccggcgCTGCAGTCCTCTTCATCGTTGGCCTTGTCGCGCTCTTTTTCTTCAAGCaagacaggaagaagaatgCCACTGAGTGGTATGAGCAAGGAAAGTGGAGCAAGATTGTCAAGCGCGGGACTTATGGTGCGCTTTTCCTCTCGGCTGCCATGACGTTTGCCTCTGCGCTTGCCACGAGCCAAAGTGCGGGTGCACTCCAGATTACGAGCGCGGTGATGGAGAATGCTTCGGTTTTGATCAAGACTGGGACGACGATTCAGGTTTTCCAGTGGATCgcgtttgggtttgggttttcatttgcggcggtggtgccgttTTTGGCGAAGCCTAGGGAGGAGAGTGGGAGCGGGGAGTATGTTGATAAGGAGGGGAATGTGGTTTGA
- a CDS encoding hypothetical protein (antiSMASH:Cluster_3), translated as MVTTPSRNHGDALKRKLDDRDSDRDDDTQPSKRSTFGIIRAAEESQLVTEEFQPATLDTLATELLCLIFPQQTITFNQKRRLSLVCRRFRLILRSVLFRTLALGIDVEGSGYDWMTYLQKEGQHQSLQIHRYFPHITRPPLYGSIDLSMIDVDPDESDDSYQLDGPYETDEPYKINEFAPMFKRFKRLEQMVMTDEPMMSSCTFEDWWGMKRGRSRVRPSL; from the exons ATGGTGACGACGCCGTCTCGGAATCACGGCGACGCGCTCAAACGTAAACTCGACGACCGCGACTCTGATCGAGATGACGACACCCAGCCCAGCAAACGCTCCACATTTGGTATCATCagggcggcggaggaatCCCAACTAGTCACGGAGGAGTTCCAACCAGCCACGCTCGACACACTTGCCACTGAACTGCTCTGTCTTATCTTCCCACAGCAGACAATCACGTTCAATCAGAAGAGACGGCTGTCTCTGGTGTGCAGGCGGTTCCGCTTGATCTTGAGGTCAGTCCTTTTTCGCACGTTGGCACTGGGGATTGATGTGGAGGGGAGTGGATATGATTGGATGACATACCTTCAAAAGGAGGGACAGCACCAGTCGCTAC AAATCCACAGATATTTCCCACATATCACTCGCCCTCCTCTTTACGGCAGCATTGATCTATCTATGATCGATGTCGATCCGGACGAGTCAGACGATTCATACCAGCTAGATGGGCCATACGAGACAGATGAGCCATACAAGATCAACGAGTTTGCCCCCATGTTCAAACGCTTCAAAAGGCTTGAACAAATGGTGATGACAGATGAGCCTATGATGTCTTCTTGTACGTTTGAAGACTGGTGGGGAATGAAGAGGGGGCGGTCGAGAGTGAGGCCATCATTGTGA
- a CDS encoding hypothetical protein (EggNog:ENOG503P2GZ; antiSMASH:Cluster_3; COG:E) encodes MSLAFKVITSFSSIFTATYSTIESLITSPNQDTNHQQDHAFQAPSATDKRSPCPMVNALANHAYLPRDGSNVSLLKLIQAAKEGINLAPDATLIVGLKALQTSTTGSWLTFNLDDLNKHGVIEHDASLSRKDVFFGDNHSFSPETWETVFKHFRGLEKIPLQVAAAARKERVESARASNPEFSLTEDQNRFSILETSLYLMVFGEGTQGNARTDWVKVLFEEERLPFQEGFTRSPTMLTLGQILELHKKVEAV; translated from the exons aTGTCGCTCGCCTTCAAAGTCATCACATCTTTCTCCTCCATATTCACCGCAACCTACAGCACGATCGAGTCCCTCATAACTTCCCCCAACCAGGataccaaccaccaacaggACCATGCCTTCCAAGCCCCTTCCGCCACCGATAAACGCAGCCCATGTCCGATGGTCAACGCTCTCGCAAACCACGCCTACCTTCCCCGAGATGGGTCCaacgtctccctcctcaagctcatccaagccgccaaagagggcatcaacctcgcccccGACGCAACCCTCATCGTCGGCCTCAAAgccctccaaacctccaccactggCAGCTGGTTAACCTTCAACCTGGACGACCTGAACAAACACGGCG tCATCGAGCACGACGCCTCCCTCAGCAGAAAAGACGTCTTTTTCGGCGACAACCACTCCTTTTCCCCCGAGACGTGGGAAACAGTATTTAAACACTTTCGAGGACTGGAGAAAATCCCCCTCCAAGTTGCCGCAGCGGCCAGGAAGGAAAGAGTGGAGAGCGCAAGGGCTTCCAACCCGGAATTTAGCCTGACCGAGGATCAGAACAGGTTCTCCATTTTGGAGACCAGTCTGTATCTCATGGTCTTTGGGGAGGGAACGCAGGGGAATGCGCGGACTGATTGGGTCAAGGTGCTGTTTG aagaggagaggcTGCCGTTTCAGGAGGGGTTTACGCGGTCGCCTACGATGCTGACTCTTGGTCAGATTTTAGAGTTGCATAAGAAGGTGGAGGCCGTTTAA
- a CDS encoding hypothetical protein (EggNog:ENOG503PA19; antiSMASH:Cluster_3; COG:S), translating to MRASFSLLLPILGLLSTGAHAIVRFHCSALTVQRLDPLVNPGMIPSTHVHQIVGGDAFNASMDPSLDLPELSTCTSCQFAEDFSNYWTAVLYFKAKNGTYKRVPQLGNNQFEKAKGGLTIYYMQDAIYDRNQKSNVQAFQPGFRMFVGDLNARTIEEAARFRQLTYVCMDTWTSRAPETMAFPTRKCPEGIMTSVRFPTCWDGKNLDSPDHMAHMSYPEYGTFESGGPCPASHPVRMPQVFYEVVWDTKIFNNEEWPEDGSSPFVWSFGDATGFGTHGDYLFGWKGDALQRILDAPCWFNTNCAKESNSPLQTIEQMNACTQPSIVDEDIDGWLDELPGGWKADYGHGHGSTE from the exons ATGCGTGCGTCATTCTCGTTGTTGCTCCCCATCCTGGGGTTGCTATCGACAGGAGCCCACGCAATCGTTCGCTTTCATTGCAGTGCGCTTACAGTACAGCGCTTGGATCCTCTCGTCAACCCTGGGATGATACCCTCAACACACGTCCATCAAATAGTGGGCGGCGATGCCTTTAACGCCAGCATGGATCCCTCGCTCGACCTTCCCGAACTATCCACCTGCACATCTTGTCAGTTTGCCGAGGACTTTTCGAACTACTGGACAGCCGTGCTCTACTTCAAGGCCAAAAATGGAACATACAAGAGGGTGCCACAACTAGGGAACAACCAGTTTGAAAAGGCCAAGGGAGGGTTGACCATCTACTACATGCAGGATGCCATCTATGACAGGAATCAGAAGAGCAATGTTCAGGCCTTCCAACCA GGCTTTCGCATGTTCGTCGGTGACCTCAATGCCCGGACAATCGAGGAAGCTGCCCGCTTCCGTCAACTCACATACGTCTGCATGGATACTTGGACCTCGCGCGCCCCAGAAACGATGGCCTTCCCGACAAGAAAATGCCCAGAAGGCATCATGACCTCCGTCCGATTTCCTACTTGCTGGGATGGCAAGAATCTGGACTCCCCCGATCACATGGCGCACATGTCTTACCCTGAGTATGGAACTTTCGAGAGCGGTGGTCCCTGCCCAGCGAGCCACCCTGTGAGAATGCCGCAGGTTTTCTACGAGGTGGTTTGGGATACCAAGATTTTCAACAATGAGGAGTGGCCTGAGGATGGGAGCAGCCCATTTGTGTGGAGTTTTGGGGACGCGACGGGTTTTGGGACGCATGGGGATTATTTgtttgggtggaagggggatgcGTTGCAGAGGATTTTGGATGCGCCGTGTTGGTTCAACACGAACTGTGCGAAAGAGAGT AACAGCCCGTTGCAGACGATTGAGCAGATGAATGCGTGTACACAGCCTAGTATAGTGGATGAGGATATCGATGGGT GGCTTGACGAACTACCTGGTGGTTGGAAAGCGGACTatggacatggacatggTTCAACAGAATGA
- a CDS encoding hypothetical protein (antiSMASH:Cluster_3; COG:S; EggNog:ENOG503PEG1) — protein sequence MLLTNLITPLAFLAATVSAIGSARVNNKCTSNVYVWPVGTNITGPYGLSGTVGYYAESFHVDPNTGGRALKISSHPDGLYTPGTPQTIFAYNLDVGTNQVWFDLSNVFGNNPAFVGKKITVKSADPACTQEIVWPAGVPPAGSQVRVCSASSNVVLTLCA from the exons atgctcctcaccaacctcatcaccccccttgCCTTCCTGGCAGCCACCGTCTCAGCCATCGGCTCAGCTCGGGTAAACAACAAGTGCACCTCCAACGTTTACGTTTGGCCCG TCGGAACCAACATCACCGGCCCCTACGGCCTTTCCGGCACAGTAGGCTACTACGCCGAGTCCTTCCACGTAGACCCCAACACAGGCGGCCGCGCCCTCAAgatctcctcccaccccgacGGCCTCTACACCCCCGGCACACCCCAAACCATCTTTGCCTACAATCTCGACGTGGGCACCAACCAAGTCTGGTTTGATCTGAGCAACGTCTTTGGCAACAACCCCGCCTTTGTGGGCAAGAAGATCACCGTCAAGAGCGCTGACCCGGCTTGCACGCAGGAGATTGTTTGGCCTGCTGGTGTGCCGCCCGCGGGCAGCCAGGTCAGGGTTTGCAGCGCCAGCAGCAATGTTGTGTTGACTCTTTGCGCCTGA
- a CDS encoding hypothetical protein (antiSMASH:Cluster_3; COG:S; EggNog:ENOG503P5JW), whose amino-acid sequence MLFTTASALAATLFAGLVSAQTPVGFTPAVEARLEVIYGTKATIEPGTRFTKTETARQPTIGTSDVALNGTYVWLLIGINSPSNFQNPSSGPRRTNLHALITGFKFSGQTVSVAGVSNPIYTLTSSSTGPITYVGPSPPAENPPYAHKYVSLLYETPEGFNVTRQQVGQTFGFNLTTFVDTVGLTAAPVRASYISVAA is encoded by the exons ATGCTTTTCACCACCGCATCCGCCCTCGCAGCCACCCTGTTTGCGGGTCTGGTGTCTGCCCAGACCCCTGTTGGCTTTACTCCAGCTGTGGAAGCCAGATTGGAAGTCATATACGGCACAAAAGCGACCATCGAACCCGGAACAAGATTCACCAAAACAGAGACTGCACGACAACCCACCATTGGCACCAGCGATGTCGCGCTGAATGGCACATATGTCTGGCTTCTCATTGGTAT AAACAGCCCCTCCAACTTCcaaaacccctcctccggcccTCGCCGCACCAACCTCCACGCCCTCATTACGGGCTTCAAATTCTCCGGGCAGACTGTCTCTGTTGCTGGCGTCAGCAACCCAATCTACACCctgacatcctcctccaccggccccATCACCTACGTCGGTCCTTCGCCTCCGGCAGAAAACCCCCCTTACGCCCACAAATACGTCAGCCTGTTGTATGAGACTCCAGAAGGCTTCAACGTGACAAGGCAGCAAGTAGGACAGACATTCGGCTTCAACTTGACCACATTCGTCGACACTGTTGGGTTGACAGCCGCGCCAGTGAGGGCGAGTTATATCAGTGTAGCTGCATAG
- a CDS encoding hypothetical protein (antiSMASH:Cluster_3; EggNog:ENOG503PQIT), whose translation MARGNTPGPRGGSSRGGRGGSRGRGGGRGGSRGRGQYVGAGHAASLTAIRENPEGVLSDIKNVSSSPASGGFNLRRDPPSYHAGSNWFGPVSGSVLLRYFKCSPDSPESYQFQTINSGEGNPDGIAFAIVHEDDQPLWRSHGIVYINSRHYLLPGYDEKKAALVAQHQEATEEEKVHRSINATTENIKFRRYGLEDGPDMEIFGLYGNISRIIVPGEWQKKKHESPILVGCNNTPSVKHTPGLHSPIAVFETLPDDDRVQYISWFRIEEIELFAANSAALAKNLHQVGMDGGVDTEWATLKLSKILPGDAQYRRYPSWGKTEKRQFKLGQEIEHLRAVEDKGSDEEGLVGEREINVAGQPVADEQALVSEETGAVVPAETKEEEEDLVELVRVLSEDERMQALVKQAEEVLTAREKERVVEDVVEEKEE comes from the exons ATGGCTCGCGGAAACACCCCTGGCCCTCGCGGCGGCAGCTCTCGTGGTGGTCGCGGTGGCTCtcgtggccgtggtggtggacgtGGCGGAAGCCGTGGCCGTGGCCAATACGTCGGCGCCGGACAcgccgcctccctcaccgccATCCGCGAGAACCCCGAGGGTGTCCTTTCGGACATCAAAAATGTTTCGTCCTCACCTGCCTCTGGCGGGTTTAACCTCCGCCGCGACCCGCCCAGCTATCATGCTGGTAGCAACTGGTTCGGCCCCGTCAGC GGTTCGGTGTTGCTGAGGTACTTCAAGTGCTCACCCGACTCCCCCGAGTCTTACCAGTTTCAGACCATTAACAGCGGCGAGGGCAACCCAGACGGCATTGCTTTTGCCATCGTCCATGAAGATGATCAGCCTTTGTGGAGGAGCCACGGCATTGTTTACATCAATTCCAGGCATTATTTGCTCCCCGGATACGATGAGAAGAAAGCTGCCCTTGTTGCCCAGCATCAGGAGGCTacggaggaagaaaaggtcCATCGCAGTATTAATGCCACCACAGAGAACATAAAGTTTCGTCGTTATGGCCTTGAGGATGGTCCCGACATGGAAATCTTTGGCCTGTATGGGAATATCTCTCGCATTATTGTCCCTGGCGAATG gcagaagaagaaacacGAGAGCCCCATCCTCGTCGGTTGCAATAACACCCCCAGTGTTAAGCACACCCCTGGCCTCCACTCCCCCATCGCTGTATTCGAGACCCTTCCCGATGACGACCGCGTCCAGTACATCTCGTGGTTCCGGATTGAGGAGATTGAGTTGTTTGCCGCCAATTCTGCTGCGCTGGCGAAGAACTTGCACCAAGTcgggatggatggtggtgtggatACCGAGTGGGCGACTTTGAAGTTGTCCAAAATTTTGCCAGGTGACGCCCAGTATAGGCGTTATCCGAGCTGGGGAAAGACTGAGAAGAGGCAGTTCAAGCTCGGACAAGAGATTGAGCACTTGCGCGCGGTGGAGGACAAGGGCTCGGACGAGGAAGGTCTCGTGGGGGAGCGCGAGATCAACGTGGCCGGGCAGCCGGTCGCGGACGAGCAGGCGCTCGTGAGCGAGGAGACTGGCGCGGTGGTCCCTGCTGagacgaaggaggaggaggaggatttggtgGAGTTGGTCCGTGTGCTTTCTGAGGACGAGCGGATGCAGGCCTTGGTCAaacaggccgaggaggttttgACGGCTCGTGAGAAGGAGcgtgtggtggaggatgtggtggaggagaaggaggagtaa
- a CDS encoding hypothetical protein (antiSMASH:Cluster_3; COG:S; EggNog:ENOG503NX9C), translated as MGLFSRRDKAPKAAADDQPALASSQSKTSLTSASSSIVTPINTSSRIINRTSAGTTSTAGPGTPLTPFSPTGMNPTLPKVDMPRPPDPQLDPAGYLRSLSAVRERCQILWSKALKNDLRHFDVDMRKFPDVVSFVANIIKRDYDAPFTTIPPHGRYQHFGVGGRDRIAHLLATWPEDMVDNTEKCKRMIDLFLVSVLLDAGAGTKWSYKSVENGRVYRRSEGIAVATLDMFKTGLFSGSPANKYQVDKEGLRQLTVEKLAQGLQSTPGNEMAGLEGRAQLLIRLSEALNNTEYFGEDGRPGNMLDHILSHPSTQASSVIIVPLTVLWNVLMDGLAPIWPPSRTAINGVSLGDAWPCSSMPQPAQSPTSPTFSPFPNTTGQSNGIAPWESILPFHKLTQWLTYSLMQPMQSIMKIQFAGQELLTGLPEYRNGGLFIDMGVMTLKPEDQERGLQHYAEYCQRTGTKAVEVAPMFEPSDDVIVEWRGATVGFLDMLALEVNRVLKAELAGGELSLAQVLEAGSWKGGREIAEVSRPNTKEPPILIDSDGTVF; from the exons ATGGGCCTGTTTTCAAGAAGAGACAAGGCGCCGAAGGCGGCCGCCGACGATCAGCCAGCGCTGGCCAGCTCCCAGTCTaaaacctccctcacctcggcttcctcgagCATTGTCACCCCGATCAACACCAGCTCCCGCATCATCAACCGCACATCAGCTGGAACGACGAGCACCGCCGGCCCAGGAACCCCTTTGACCCCTTTTTCCCCAACAGGCATGAATCCCACACTTCCCAAAGTCGACATGCCGAGACCACCAGACCCCCAGCTCGACCCTGCCGGGTATCTTCGCAGCTTAAGCGCTGTGCGGGAGCGTTGCCAAATCTTGTGGTCCAAGGCCCTGAAGAACGACCTGCGACACTTTGATGTCGACATGCGCAAGTTTCCCGATGTGGTCTCCTTTGtagccaacatcatcaag AGAGATTACGATGCCCCTTTTACCACTATCCCACCACATGGCCGATACCAGCATTTTGGCGTTGGTGGCCGTGACAGAATTGCCCATCTTTTGGCGACTTGGCCCGAGGATATGGTGGACAACACGGAGAAATGCAAACGCATGATTGACCTTTTCCTCGTGAGCGTTCTGCTGGATGCAGGCGCTGGAACCAAGTGGAGCTACAAGAGCGTCGAGAATGGCCGGGTATACAGACGATCAGAGGGCATTGCTGTGGCGACCTTGGACATGTTCAAGACG GGCCTGTTCTCTGGCAGCCCAGCAAACAAGTACCAAGTGGATAAGGAGGGCCTCCGACAACTGACCGTCGAGAAGCTGGCTCAGGGACTTCAGTCGACGCCCGGCAACGAGATGGCTGGTCTTGAGGGCAGAGCCCAACTCCTCATTCGCCTGAGTGAGGCTCTTAACAACACGGAGTactttggcgaggatggccGGCCAGGCAACATGCTAG ATCACATCCTCTCGCACCCGTCAACACAAGCATCTAGCGTGATTATTGTGCCTCTTACGGTGCTCTGGAACGTCTTGATGGATGGTTTGGCGCCAATTTGGCCGCCATCACGGACAGCTATCAATGGTGTTTCGCTCGGTGATGCTTGGCCATGCAGCTCTATGCCCCAACCGGCCCAATCTCCAACCAGCCCCACCTTTTCTCCTttccccaacaccacggGCCAGTCGAATGGCATTGCACCCTGGGAGAGCATCCTACCCTTCCACAAGCTCACCCAATGGCTTACGTACTCGCTCATGCAACCCATGCAGAGCATTATGAAGATTCAGTTTGCTGGTCAGGAGCTCCTGACTGGGTTGCCAGAGTACCGAAACGGTGGGCTATTTATCGACATGGGTGTTATGACACTCAAGCCTGAGGACCAAGAGCGGGGTCTGCAACACTACGCCGAATACTGCCAGCGCACAGGCACCAAGGCCGTCGAGGTTGCGCCCATGTTTGAGCCTAGCGATGATGTTATCGTCGAATGGAGGGGTGCCACAGTGGGCTTCCTCGATATGCTGGCTTTGGAGGTTAACCGAGTCTTGAAGGCGGAGTTGGCTGGCGGGGAGTTGAGTCTCGCACAAGTTCTGGAAGCTGGCAGCTGGAAGGGTGGCCGGGAGATTGCCGAAGTCAGCAGGCCAAACACCAAAGAGCCACCGATCTTGATTGACAGTGATGGGACAGTATTCTAG